A portion of the Deltaproteobacteria bacterium genome contains these proteins:
- a CDS encoding purine-nucleoside phosphorylase: protein MENILQEMEEASQFIASRVKAKPGVGIILGTGLGGLVKKISLRQSLLYEEIPHFPRSTVEGHAGRLIFGRCSNKEVLVMQGRFHFYEGHPLLRVTFPVRVMKKLGVKILIISNAAGGLNPLFSAGDVMVISDHINFTGQNPLIGPNLDALGPRFPDMTAVYDRELIGLSEQVALEKKIKLQKGVYVGVTGPSMETPAETRLLRMMGADAVGMSTIPEVIIGAHCGLRILGFSAISNVNLPDCMQPAPLEAILANAAVAGKKMIGIVEGVLEKI, encoded by the coding sequence ATGGAAAACATTCTACAAGAAATGGAAGAAGCCTCTCAATTCATTGCCAGCAGGGTCAAAGCGAAGCCCGGAGTTGGCATTATCTTAGGAACGGGCCTCGGGGGCCTGGTGAAAAAAATCTCCCTAAGGCAATCACTGCTTTATGAAGAGATTCCTCACTTTCCCCGCAGTACAGTCGAGGGACATGCCGGTCGCTTAATCTTCGGCCGCTGCTCCAACAAGGAAGTATTGGTGATGCAAGGAAGGTTCCATTTCTACGAAGGCCACCCGCTATTGCGGGTAACCTTTCCCGTTCGGGTGATGAAAAAGCTCGGAGTGAAAATTCTTATCATATCCAATGCGGCCGGGGGCCTAAACCCGCTCTTTTCCGCCGGCGATGTCATGGTCATCTCTGACCACATCAATTTTACCGGGCAAAACCCGCTGATCGGTCCCAACCTCGATGCTTTGGGTCCGAGGTTCCCTGATATGACTGCCGTCTATGATCGAGAGCTGATCGGTTTATCCGAACAAGTCGCTCTTGAAAAAAAGATCAAGCTCCAGAAAGGGGTTTATGTAGGGGTGACGGGCCCGAGCATGGAAACCCCGGCAGAAACCCGTCTTTTACGGATGATGGGAGCCGATGCCGTTGGGATGTCTACCATCCCTGAGGTTATCATAGGGGCTCATTGCGGCTTGCGCATCCTGGGGTTTTCGGCCATTTCCAACGTCAATCTTCCAGATTGCATGCAACCAGCTCCCCTCGAAGCAATCCTGGCCAATGCTGCTGTGGCCGGGAAGAAAATGATCGGCATTGTGGAGGGAGTTCTGGAAAAGATTTAG